One Paraburkholderia aromaticivorans genomic region harbors:
- a CDS encoding TetR/AcrR family transcriptional regulator, whose product MARDPRYCVPLCAEFIIISLFCSSNEGHVSPKSSIAKNADYHHGNLRNALIEAGRSALMEVSAQDLSLRYLARMVGVSEAAPSRHFAGIDELLATIAASGYRDLAALRVAIRDSEDTALAKAYRMMRAYVEFAQRHNGLFSLMIGPRIVAHQAYPELAEESNRSFGLFSETIEALAIESGWAHSDLKLVTHTAWSMEHGLATLILANRAPRADTKVAIPKLIDFVVMMLLGAITAGPDHLQSVIQQCALLQKPVVTRAVRKRVKA is encoded by the coding sequence TTGGCGCGTGATCCGCGATATTGCGTGCCTCTCTGCGCAGAATTTATAATCATTTCCTTGTTTTGCTCCTCGAACGAAGGTCACGTGAGTCCCAAGTCATCTATCGCGAAGAATGCGGATTACCACCACGGCAATCTGCGCAACGCGCTCATCGAAGCGGGGCGCAGCGCGCTCATGGAGGTATCGGCACAAGACTTGAGCCTGCGTTACCTCGCGCGCATGGTGGGCGTGTCAGAAGCCGCGCCCTCGCGACATTTTGCGGGTATCGACGAACTGCTGGCCACGATCGCGGCGAGCGGTTATCGTGACCTCGCTGCGCTGCGCGTTGCTATCCGTGACAGCGAGGATACGGCGCTTGCCAAAGCGTACCGGATGATGCGGGCGTATGTTGAGTTCGCGCAGCGCCACAATGGGCTGTTCAGTCTGATGATCGGGCCACGCATCGTGGCGCATCAGGCGTATCCAGAACTCGCCGAGGAAAGTAACAGGTCTTTTGGGTTGTTTTCCGAGACGATCGAGGCGCTGGCTATCGAGAGTGGCTGGGCCCACTCCGATCTCAAGCTCGTGACCCATACCGCGTGGAGTATGGAACACGGTCTCGCCACGCTGATCCTGGCGAACCGCGCACCGCGCGCGGACACGAAAGTGGCGATACCGAAGTTGATCGACTTCGTTGTGATGATGCTACTTGGCGCCATCACTGCCGGTCCGGATCATCTCCAGAGCGTGATTCAGCAATGCGCGCTCCTTCAGAAGCCAGTGGTTACGCGCGCAGTTCGAAAGCGCGTAAAAGCGTAG
- a CDS encoding MFS transporter — MEVVKQACVDGSSSDDNALLRKAYASAQWRILPILFGLWMLAWVGRSNVAFAKLQMVVDLRFSETVYGLGAGLFFVGYVLFGVPTTLLQRKFGARAVLAGIAGGWGMTSVAMTFVNSAPTFYAFRFLLGVFEAGFYPGVVLYFNAWFPGKRRTRNFSIFHSGSLFSPVAIGLTGGFVLDQLNGLAGFQGWRWMFFTQAIPTIVLACVAFVILPDLPGGAKWLSARQRKLIEDDLRKNAETMDDIGVDERPLLLNPAVWILSAAYFCLLAATAALFFFSPTILREAGFGGYKEIGRAVAGACILGALGNVLICSIGGAPHRRRLFCALASLFTAASLSALVFVWHSSATATFFLLVLGFAGTGAGITLFWQMSVGLLSGKSLVVGVPLISSVANVAGFVTPFLIGYVRDATGTYASGFIMVACVQALGVVVLLFGVQRIVRRQSRVGDIPVRSAT, encoded by the coding sequence ATGGAAGTGGTGAAGCAAGCCTGTGTAGACGGGTCATCGTCGGATGACAACGCCCTCTTGCGGAAGGCCTACGCTTCGGCGCAATGGAGGATACTGCCGATACTGTTTGGCTTATGGATGCTGGCGTGGGTCGGTCGTTCCAACGTTGCTTTTGCGAAGTTGCAGATGGTCGTGGATCTGCGATTCAGCGAAACGGTATATGGATTGGGCGCCGGGCTCTTCTTCGTCGGCTATGTGCTGTTCGGCGTGCCTACGACCCTGTTGCAAAGGAAGTTCGGTGCACGCGCCGTGCTTGCCGGCATCGCCGGCGGCTGGGGCATGACAAGCGTTGCGATGACGTTCGTTAATAGCGCACCGACGTTCTACGCGTTCAGGTTCCTGCTCGGTGTGTTCGAGGCCGGTTTCTACCCAGGCGTTGTGTTGTACTTCAATGCGTGGTTCCCGGGGAAAAGGCGTACCCGTAATTTCAGCATCTTCCACTCAGGGTCGCTCTTCTCGCCGGTCGCGATTGGCTTGACAGGGGGATTCGTGCTCGATCAATTAAACGGCCTGGCCGGCTTTCAGGGCTGGCGATGGATGTTCTTCACTCAGGCTATCCCTACGATCGTGCTGGCGTGCGTCGCGTTCGTGATACTGCCGGATCTGCCCGGCGGCGCAAAGTGGCTTTCGGCGCGACAGCGTAAGCTCATTGAGGACGATCTCAGGAAGAATGCCGAAACGATGGATGACATCGGCGTAGACGAGCGTCCGCTGCTACTCAACCCCGCTGTCTGGATCCTGAGCGCCGCCTACTTCTGCCTTCTTGCCGCCACGGCGGCACTGTTTTTCTTCTCCCCGACGATACTTCGTGAGGCGGGATTCGGCGGGTACAAAGAGATTGGCCGTGCAGTTGCCGGCGCCTGCATTCTGGGAGCACTGGGCAATGTGCTCATCTGCAGCATCGGGGGCGCCCCGCATCGCCGCCGGCTCTTCTGTGCGCTGGCGTCGCTCTTCACCGCGGCAAGCCTCTCGGCGCTCGTCTTTGTTTGGCACAGTAGTGCCACCGCGACTTTCTTCCTGCTTGTTCTTGGCTTCGCGGGAACGGGGGCTGGTATAACGCTCTTCTGGCAGATGTCTGTCGGCCTGCTCAGCGGTAAGTCGCTGGTGGTTGGCGTGCCGTTAATCAGTTCCGTCGCCAATGTCGCCGGCTTCGTTACGCCCTTTCTGATCGGGTATGTTCGCGACGCAACGGGAACTTATGCGAGTGGATTCATCATGGTGGCCTGTGTCCAGGCACTTGGCGTCGTTGTTCTTCTGTTCGGCGTGCAGCGCATTGTCAGGAGGCAATCGCGCGTTGGAGATATACCGGTTCGAAGCGCAACGTGA